A DNA window from Planctomycetota bacterium contains the following coding sequences:
- a CDS encoding putative lipid II flippase FtsW, which translates to MRAGQGLLFFVVALLVTGTVMVNSASLTSTNGAGITLTDLLLGRNTWFALASVAALWLGTRMPVDRVFSMRGLSSPVPWIVLAMFLGLVLVQIPGIGREVNGARRWISIGPVGLQPSEIVKWGMPIVIAWHCCRRAGGLGSFWKGFLPPLLFVSAFAGLVALQDLGTAVLIEVVAIAMLIAAGARIWHALLLLPAVLLAVAGLIVTSPYRLNRILAYWDPFADAQGKGYHIIQSMAAITGGGLPGRGLGNGIQKFGYLPEATTDFIYAIVCEELGIGGAIGVLAIFVMLAITGLAIATATAKVKDQEGRVQSLALTTNFESLIATGFTLTVTLQALINAAVVTGLAPTKGIALPLISRGGTGWILTAFSLGMVASIAGASDRRRKMLGSAGRLVEPPEIEAALPSTG; encoded by the coding sequence ATGCGCGCAGGACAGGGTCTTCTCTTCTTCGTGGTGGCTCTATTGGTCACCGGAACCGTGATGGTGAACTCGGCATCGCTGACCTCCACCAATGGAGCGGGCATCACGTTGACCGATCTGCTCCTGGGACGGAACACATGGTTCGCCCTCGCCTCCGTGGCCGCCCTCTGGCTGGGAACCCGGATGCCGGTCGATCGGGTCTTCTCGATGCGCGGGCTTTCGAGTCCGGTTCCCTGGATCGTGCTGGCGATGTTCCTTGGACTGGTTCTGGTGCAAATCCCCGGCATCGGCCGCGAGGTGAATGGGGCTCGGCGCTGGATCTCGATCGGTCCCGTTGGACTGCAGCCGAGCGAAATTGTGAAATGGGGCATGCCGATCGTGATCGCTTGGCATTGCTGCCGCCGCGCCGGCGGGCTGGGATCTTTTTGGAAGGGGTTTCTGCCGCCGCTTCTGTTCGTCAGCGCGTTCGCCGGGCTGGTGGCCTTGCAGGACTTGGGCACCGCGGTCCTGATCGAAGTGGTCGCGATCGCGATGCTGATCGCGGCGGGCGCGAGAATCTGGCACGCTCTGTTGCTGTTGCCGGCGGTTCTGCTGGCGGTGGCGGGGCTGATCGTCACCAGCCCATACCGGTTGAACCGCATTCTGGCCTATTGGGATCCCTTCGCCGACGCGCAGGGCAAGGGCTATCACATCATTCAAAGCATGGCCGCGATCACGGGCGGTGGTTTGCCCGGGCGAGGGCTGGGCAATGGCATCCAGAAATTCGGCTACCTGCCCGAGGCCACCACGGATTTCATCTATGCGATCGTGTGCGAGGAACTGGGGATCGGCGGGGCGATCGGCGTGCTGGCCATCTTCGTGATGCTGGCGATCACCGGCCTGGCGATCGCCACCGCGACGGCCAAGGTGAAGGACCAGGAGGGGCGGGTTCAATCGCTGGCGCTGACCACCAATTTTGAGTCGCTCATTGCCACGGGCTTCACGCTCACCGTCACGCTGCAAGCACTGATCAACGCCGCAGTGGTCACCGGCCTGGCCCCGACCAAGGGGATCGCCCTGCCGTTGATCTCGCGCGGCGGAACCGGATGGATTTTGACGGCGTTCAGCCTGGGCATGGTCGCCAGCATCGCCGGCGCCTCGGATCGGCGGCGCAAGATGCTGGGCAGCGCGGGACGGCTCGTGGAACCGCCGGAGATCGAAGCGGCGCTCCCGTCCACCGGCTGA
- a CDS encoding glycosyltransferase, whose protein sequence is MSSSSQQQPARTDEGAVGFAGGGSGGHISPGIAIAERIATRAPGMASVFLCSTRAIDLEMLREAGAIAEPMPASPPSLKPGRLLRFAKNYFAAKRRAAEVMRERNIRHIVSLGGFVTVPVVVAARKLGIPVTLLNLDATPGKANRFVQSRATHVFSAVAAQELKRWDGEVLGFPVRRSAVAPADPAGCRAELGLEPTRFTLLVTGASQGASSLNLFVPHFAARHKDLLTRWQILHLAGGSTADAALLRSEYTRLGVKAVVIPFLHRMGLAWGAADLALTRAGANSVAEVELNNVPAIFVPYPYHRDLHQKANAEPLVKAGAAALALDRLERDFNMQSIGVTLEHLIADGAARDAMHAALAARPKRDAADRVAELVLADLKPR, encoded by the coding sequence ATGAGTTCAAGTTCGCAGCAGCAGCCCGCGCGGACCGATGAGGGCGCTGTCGGCTTCGCCGGCGGCGGATCGGGCGGGCACATCAGCCCGGGCATCGCGATCGCCGAGCGGATCGCCACCCGCGCGCCGGGCATGGCCTCAGTTTTTCTGTGCAGCACGCGGGCCATCGACCTGGAGATGCTGCGCGAGGCCGGCGCGATCGCGGAGCCGATGCCGGCTTCTCCGCCCTCGCTGAAGCCGGGGCGCCTTCTGAGATTCGCGAAAAATTATTTCGCCGCCAAGCGCCGCGCGGCGGAGGTGATGCGGGAGCGGAACATCCGGCACATCGTCAGTCTGGGCGGATTCGTGACGGTTCCCGTGGTGGTGGCGGCGCGGAAACTGGGCATTCCGGTGACCCTGCTGAATCTCGATGCGACGCCGGGCAAGGCCAACCGTTTCGTCCAGTCGCGGGCCACGCACGTCTTCAGCGCCGTGGCGGCGCAGGAATTGAAGCGATGGGATGGCGAGGTGCTCGGTTTTCCCGTGCGGCGCAGCGCCGTGGCCCCAGCCGATCCGGCGGGCTGCCGCGCCGAGCTGGGGCTCGAGCCGACCCGGTTCACGCTGCTGGTGACCGGCGCTTCGCAAGGGGCTTCGTCGCTCAACCTGTTTGTTCCGCACTTCGCCGCCCGGCACAAGGATCTGCTCACTCGCTGGCAGATCCTGCATCTGGCCGGGGGCTCCACGGCCGACGCGGCGCTGCTGCGTTCGGAGTACACGCGTCTGGGAGTGAAGGCGGTGGTGATTCCTTTTCTTCATCGCATGGGGCTGGCGTGGGGCGCGGCGGATCTGGCCCTGACCCGCGCCGGGGCCAACAGCGTGGCCGAGGTGGAACTCAACAACGTGCCGGCGATCTTCGTTCCCTATCCCTACCACCGCGATCTGCACCAGAAGGCGAATGCCGAACCGCTGGTCAAGGCCGGCGCGGCGGCACTGGCGCTGGACCGGCTCGAACGCGACTTCAACATGCAGTCGATCGGCGTGACCCTGGAGCATTTGATCGCCGACGGCGCCGCTCGCGACGCGATGCACGCGGCGCTTGCCGCGCGGCCAAAGCGCGACGCCGCCGACCGCGTGGCGGAGCTGGTGCTGGCCGATTTGAAGCCCCGGTGA
- a CDS encoding hydroxymethylglutaryl-CoA lyase, with the protein MNAIRVTEVGPRDGLQNEPVALATAAKIAFIDALSLAGFPEIEVTSFVRADRVPQLADGAAVMKGIRRRPGTVYSVLVPNERGLDAALEAGAQKISVFVSASEGFSRRNVNASIGECLEKLRPVVARARKAALPVRGYVSCVVKCPYDGAVSAEQVRTVAAELLAMGVTELDLGDTIGAAVPDDMDRLFAGLQSVAAPGAITLHLHDTSRHALDVAERAIHLGVASFDASAGGLGGCPFAPGSPGNLATEDLLQLTKRLGLETGVDADQVRYASLALRAEIEMARKRR; encoded by the coding sequence GTGAACGCAATCCGCGTCACCGAAGTCGGCCCCCGCGACGGCCTGCAGAATGAGCCGGTCGCCCTTGCGACCGCTGCGAAGATCGCCTTCATCGACGCGCTGTCCCTCGCCGGCTTCCCCGAAATCGAGGTGACCAGCTTCGTCCGCGCCGACCGCGTGCCGCAGTTGGCCGACGGCGCCGCGGTGATGAAGGGAATTCGACGGCGGCCCGGCACGGTGTATTCCGTGCTGGTGCCCAACGAGCGGGGGCTCGACGCGGCGCTGGAGGCGGGTGCGCAGAAGATCTCCGTCTTCGTCAGCGCCAGCGAAGGATTCAGCCGGCGCAACGTGAACGCCTCGATCGGCGAGTGCCTGGAGAAATTGCGGCCGGTTGTCGCGCGGGCGAGGAAAGCCGCGCTGCCGGTGCGCGGCTACGTGAGTTGCGTGGTCAAGTGCCCCTACGACGGCGCGGTCTCCGCCGAGCAGGTCCGCACGGTCGCCGCCGAGTTGCTGGCCATGGGGGTGACGGAGCTTGACCTGGGCGACACCATTGGCGCCGCGGTTCCCGACGACATGGATCGTCTGTTCGCGGGTCTTCAATCAGTCGCTGCCCCGGGAGCGATCACGTTGCACCTGCACGACACATCCCGCCATGCCCTGGACGTCGCCGAGCGCGCGATCCATCTCGGCGTGGCGAGCTTCGACGCCAGCGCCGGCGGACTCGGCGGCTGCCCCTTTGCCCCCGGTTCGCCGGGCAATCTGGCCACCGAGGATCTGCTGCAGTTGACGAAAAGACTGGGATTGGAGACGGGGGTGGATGCGGACCAGGTCCGGTACGCTTCGCTGGCCCTCCGGGCAGAAATTGAAATGGCCAGAAAACGCCGTTGA
- the rpsR gene encoding 30S ribosomal protein S18, with amino-acid sequence MGQEPRRASLKGPIDYKNAEELRRLMTNNGKIQSRKRLGLSAKEQKQITQAIKRARHMAILPFTNATA; translated from the coding sequence ATGGGACAGGAACCCCGACGAGCCTCGCTCAAGGGGCCGATCGACTACAAGAACGCCGAGGAGCTTCGGCGCCTGATGACCAACAACGGCAAGATCCAGAGCCGCAAGCGTCTGGGACTGTCGGCGAAGGAACAGAAGCAGATCACCCAGGCGATCAAGCGCGCCCGACACATGGCGATCCTTCCCTTCACCAACGCCACCGCGTAA